One part of the candidate division WOR-3 bacterium genome encodes these proteins:
- a CDS encoding M48 family metalloprotease — MRETLYDQIAANKRKTFIFIVITSLFLGALGYIVVELLHWGTAGYIFFGLFIVIYNFVLYYNSDKIALASTGSVPADPEEFKQLHNVVEEVAIAAGVPKPKVYITPSPAPNAFATGRNPQNAAVAVTTGLLEIMNREELQGVIAHEMAHIRNYDILLMTVVAAIGGLIVLLRDFFLRSMFLGGRRKSNRSSRGGGILILIGLVLAIIAPLFVALIRAAISRQREYLADASGAYITRYPQGLAQALAKLKQAYQPMAKASQSNAHLFIASPFGKDRFNISNLFSTHPPIDKRIERLNSLVV, encoded by the coding sequence ATGCGCGAAACACTATATGACCAGATAGCGGCAAATAAGCGCAAGACATTTATTTTTATTGTCATCACCAGTCTGTTTCTTGGTGCGCTGGGATACATAGTCGTTGAACTACTACATTGGGGAACCGCAGGATATATCTTCTTCGGCCTTTTCATAGTCATTTACAACTTTGTTCTCTATTATAATTCAGATAAGATTGCCCTTGCTTCAACCGGTTCGGTTCCGGCTGACCCAGAAGAATTTAAACAACTCCACAATGTTGTAGAGGAGGTAGCAATTGCCGCGGGTGTTCCAAAACCCAAGGTTTACATCACACCTTCACCCGCGCCCAATGCCTTTGCCACAGGAAGGAATCCCCAGAATGCAGCAGTTGCTGTAACGACTGGTTTACTTGAAATTATGAATCGCGAAGAGCTACAGGGGGTCATCGCACATGAGATGGCACATATAAGAAATTATGACATTCTTTTGATGACCGTGGTCGCAGCAATCGGTGGTTTGATTGTTTTATTAAGGGACTTCTTTTTACGGAGTATGTTTTTAGGAGGCAGAAGAAAGAGCAATCGCAGCAGCAGGGGTGGTGGTATTTTGATACTAATCGGTCTTGTTCTCGCAATCATCGCACCGTTATTTGTCGCTTTGATAAGGGCAGCGATATCACGACAGCGTGAATATCTTGCCGATGCATCTGGTGCATATATAACCCGCTATCCCCAGGGGCTTGCCCAGGCGCTGGCAAAACTAAAACAGGCATATCAGCCAATGGCAAAGGCATCCCAGTCAAATGCCCATCTATTCATTGCCAGCCCATTCGGTAAAGATAGATTTAATATATCAAATCTGTTTTCAACCCATCCACCCATAGATAAAAGGATAGAAAGACTTAACAGCCTGGTTGTCTAA
- a CDS encoding sugar phosphate nucleotidyltransferase, with product MLAGGQGERFWPLSQPDFPKQFINIFHNKPLINQTIERISGYFKKNERFLVIPEELRGITKRFVGNENLIIEPARRNTAPAICLCAMSLKEKYGDGIIHIMPADHIIKDNKKFIECLKYGEAMAEKEFLVTYGIVPERPETGYGYIKIGKEIVKDKRLTGFYGEGFTEKPSINKAKEYLKSKRYLWNSGIFTYRISTVLKEIKKFVPDVYNGVEKYLKFKDKKYFEKISEISIDYGIMEKSNKICVIKSDFGWDDVGTYLALERYFIKDKNGNIFLGDILGLETSNSIIYTNSVPVGVFGINGLIVVASPKGVLVCKKQRAPELKKLLSFYKEKKKRRL from the coding sequence ATTCTTGCAGGAGGACAGGGAGAAAGGTTCTGGCCCTTGAGTCAGCCGGACTTTCCCAAACAATTTATCAATATATTCCATAATAAACCATTGATAAATCAAACAATTGAACGAATCAGTGGCTATTTCAAAAAAAATGAGAGATTTTTAGTGATTCCCGAAGAACTGAGGGGCATAACAAAAAGATTTGTCGGGAACGAAAATCTTATCATTGAGCCGGCACGAAGAAATACCGCACCAGCAATATGCCTTTGTGCAATGTCGTTAAAAGAAAAATATGGTGATGGAATAATTCACATAATGCCTGCCGACCATATCATTAAAGACAATAAGAAATTCATTGAATGTCTTAAATATGGAGAGGCGATGGCGGAAAAAGAATTTCTGGTTACCTACGGTATAGTACCTGAAAGACCCGAGACAGGCTATGGTTATATAAAAATCGGAAAAGAGATTGTTAAAGATAAAAGGCTCACTGGATTTTATGGTGAGGGGTTCACTGAAAAACCCTCAATCAATAAAGCAAAAGAATATCTGAAATCCAAAAGATATTTATGGAATAGCGGAATATTTACCTATAGAATAAGCACGGTACTTAAAGAAATAAAGAAATTCGTTCCAGATGTCTATAATGGGGTAGAAAAATATTTAAAATTTAAAGACAAGAAATACTTTGAAAAAATTTCTGAAATATCAATAGATTATGGAATAATGGAAAAAAGTAATAAAATATGCGTAATAAAATCCGACTTTGGCTGGGATGATGTTGGGACCTATCTTGCCCTGGAGAGATATTTCATAAAAGACAAAAATGGCAACATCTTTTTAGGAGATATTTTGGGTCTTGAAACGAGTAATTCAATTATATATACTAATAGTGTCCCAGTCGGGGTCTTTGGAATAAATGGGCTTATTGTTGTGGCAAGCCCTAAGGGAGTCCTTGTATGCAAAAAGCAAAGGGCTCCGGAGTTAAAAAAACTTCTTTCTTTTTATAAGGAAAAGAAAAAAAGGAGGTTATGA
- a CDS encoding Mut7-C RNAse domain-containing protein — MKFICNGMLGKLCKYLRICGIDTLYSNEGIKSLILAKKENRIFLTRNLKLKEKEGVFFVESEILSNQLRVVIKHFNLADQLHFFSRCLRCNELLINVMKEDIKNFIPFYTYKNFNEFARCPKCQRIYWKGSHYKKMIQTINNLIG, encoded by the coding sequence ATGAAATTTATTTGCAATGGTATGCTCGGTAAATTATGTAAATATTTGAGAATCTGCGGGATTGATACACTCTATTCCAACGAAGGGATAAAATCATTGATTCTGGCGAAAAAAGAAAATAGAATTTTTTTAACAAGAAATCTAAAATTAAAGGAAAAAGAAGGTGTATTTTTTGTTGAATCCGAAATTTTATCTAACCAGTTAAGAGTAGTTATCAAACATTTTAATCTTGCAGATCAGTTACATTTTTTTTCGCGCTGTCTTCGTTGCAATGAACTTTTGATAAATGTAATGAAAGAAGATATAAAAAATTTTATTCCTTTTTATACATACAAAAATTTTAATGAATTTGCCCGGTGTCCAAAATGTCAACGCATCTACTGGAAGGGAAGCCATTACAAGAAAATGATTCAGACTATAAACAATTTAATTGGTTAA
- a CDS encoding DUF3108 domain-containing protein, translating to MNVKHFIKVLSCLFLLVIPIDLSFGKNLKFFPIGEKLEYEARFGLINLGNMALQIIDTTTVNGKQCYLISSHLNSSSDLNFLFTLNDTINVTTTINDLIPVFYEKRIHEGKYTNYQKLNFNQDSLYVIINDSSRIKISQPVMDLLSFWYYLRRIPLVENDTIVLYIFEAKQQHRIDCVVGKKEIIKTPLGKFSTIRVTPKTSNKGVFGAGGSMDIWYTNDENRFPVQIKTKLKFGTVLFKLKEVSN from the coding sequence ATGAATGTCAAACATTTTATAAAAGTATTATCTTGTTTATTTTTACTCGTAATTCCTATTGATCTTTCATTCGGGAAAAATTTAAAATTCTTTCCTATAGGTGAAAAACTTGAATACGAGGCACGATTTGGCTTAATAAATCTTGGTAATATGGCTTTGCAAATTATAGATACAACGACTGTCAATGGTAAACAATGTTATCTTATCTCATCTCATCTTAATTCCAGTTCTGATTTGAACTTTCTCTTCACCTTAAATGATACGATAAATGTCACCACAACAATAAATGATTTAATACCGGTTTTTTATGAAAAAAGAATACACGAAGGTAAATACACAAATTATCAGAAATTGAACTTCAATCAGGATAGTTTATATGTAATAATCAATGATTCATCAAGGATAAAAATTTCTCAGCCAGTAATGGACCTGCTCAGTTTCTGGTATTATTTAAGACGCATACCACTGGTTGAAAACGATACAATCGTGCTCTATATATTTGAAGCAAAACAGCAACACAGAATAGATTGTGTGGTGGGGAAAAAAGAAATTATAAAAACACCGTTGGGCAAATTTTCAACAATTCGCGTAACACCAAAAACTTCTAACAAAGGTGTGTTCGGTGCGGGTGGTTCAATGGATATATGGTACACAAATGACGAAAACAGATTTCCGGTCCAGATAAAGACAAAACTAAAATTCGGTACTGTATTATTTAAACTGAAAGAGGTGTCTAATTAA
- the rdgB gene encoding RdgB/HAM1 family non-canonical purine NTP pyrophosphatase: MFHIVLATRNHNKIEEINQILNLNKVLLIPYTRFIDLHIPEPGDTLIENSLLKAEFIHRIIKLPALADDSGLFIEELDGAPGVLSSRYEVNDEKRIERVLRELGKAKNRRAWFRAVFVYFYDINTYKVFEGEIEGRITYEPRGEWGFGYDPIFIPKGYRKTFAELGPWVKNRISHRARALKKFKKFLLKNFAQEIGSD, from the coding sequence ATGTTCCACATAGTTCTGGCAACAAGAAATCATAATAAGATTGAAGAAATAAATCAGATATTAAATTTAAATAAGGTTTTGTTGATTCCATATACACGCTTCATTGATCTGCACATTCCTGAACCAGGCGACACACTCATTGAGAACAGTTTATTAAAGGCAGAGTTCATCCATAGGATAATAAAACTTCCGGCGCTTGCTGATGATTCAGGATTATTTATTGAAGAATTGGATGGCGCACCCGGAGTTCTATCGTCAAGATATGAAGTGAATGATGAGAAAAGAATAGAAAGGGTTTTAAGGGAACTGGGAAAGGCAAAAAATAGACGGGCGTGGTTCCGCGCTGTATTTGTTTATTTTTACGATATAAATACATATAAAGTATTTGAAGGAGAGATTGAGGGGAGAATAACCTATGAACCAAGGGGGGAATGGGGATTTGGATACGATCCTATATTTATTCCAAAAGGGTATAGAAAAACCTTTGCTGAACTTGGGCCATGGGTAAAAAATCGCATAAGCCATCGTGCAAGGGCATTAAAAAAATTCAAAAAATTTTTGCTCAAGAATTTTGCGCAGGAAATAGGCTCTGATTGA
- a CDS encoding AAA family ATPase: MDYLDEIIGQETAKKFIRNALKKDQIYNLLLAGPKGVGKRQTAFALSKTLGCPPNSPNFMLIAPVPPGTKEEKIFEYMKNYLPENTVVHLDDSSSIVIKQIRTLIEWLLLMPAKGTKRIVLILEADRMNEESANSFLKTLEEPPIDTLFILTSSRPDFLIPTIRSRCQIVKFSYLNNTQIENIIFEGKDNFYLGSPGEIMYLRDNNIFPIAREIFKKAPLSTESVAKLARELENENLTDLFYSLLLLYRSVFYKQLNQSISKELEMEINTKARRVSIEKIIKTILMLNSCINVLGHNPNYLILLFNTLIRLP; this comes from the coding sequence GTGGATTACCTTGATGAGATTATTGGGCAGGAAACAGCAAAAAAATTTATCCGCAACGCTCTAAAAAAAGATCAAATTTACAATCTACTACTTGCCGGTCCAAAAGGTGTTGGTAAAAGACAAACTGCGTTTGCCCTATCAAAAACACTCGGCTGTCCACCAAATTCGCCAAATTTTATGCTCATTGCACCGGTCCCACCAGGCACCAAGGAAGAAAAGATATTTGAATATATGAAAAATTATCTCCCTGAAAATACCGTTGTCCATCTTGATGATTCTTCATCTATTGTAATAAAACAGATAAGAACACTAATTGAATGGCTACTATTAATGCCCGCAAAAGGGACAAAGCGAATTGTTTTAATCCTTGAAGCAGACCGGATGAATGAAGAATCTGCAAATAGTTTTTTAAAAACACTTGAAGAACCACCAATAGATACATTATTCATTCTAACATCTTCCCGACCCGACTTTTTAATCCCTACAATTCGTTCACGATGTCAGATTGTAAAATTCAGTTATCTAAATAACACGCAAATAGAAAACATAATTTTCGAAGGAAAAGATAATTTCTATCTCGGAAGTCCAGGAGAAATAATGTATCTTAGGGATAATAATATCTTTCCAATTGCAAGAGAAATCTTTAAAAAGGCACCCTTATCTACCGAGAGCGTAGCAAAATTGGCAAGAGAACTTGAGAACGAAAATCTTACTGACCTTTTCTATAGTCTGCTCCTTCTTTATCGTTCTGTATTTTACAAACAATTAAATCAATCAATATCAAAAGAACTGGAAATGGAAATTAACACAAAGGCACGGAGGGTTAGTATTGAGAAAATTATTAAAACTATTTTAATGCTCAACAGCTGTATAAATGTACTTGGGCACAATCCTAATTATTTAATTCTTTTATTCAATACCCTAATTAGACTACCTTAA
- a CDS encoding SPOR domain-containing protein produces MKKLLILGVIMLFVFCAPKKTTVKTEGLEEVVVFGEEGKNISEEPVYPTPAPVPATPAPVPETPAPTPEVSAPPTEAPALPPAIEETPAPMEEVTIAPPVPTPVAPLPMEEVTALPPIPAPAPTYTPSPSPSPSTTPASIYGFRVQIFASSTQKGASKVADDARGLFGGKVYIEHTPPYYKVRIGDCLTKEEAESLKNLAISKGFRGAFVVETMINP; encoded by the coding sequence ATGAAGAAGTTGCTGATATTGGGTGTTATTATGCTTTTTGTATTCTGTGCACCCAAAAAGACCACGGTAAAGACAGAGGGGCTGGAAGAAGTCGTTGTATTTGGTGAAGAAGGAAAGAATATTTCTGAAGAACCGGTCTATCCAACCCCTGCGCCAGTACCCGCAACCCCTGCGCCAGTACCGGAAACCCCGGCACCAACACCCGAAGTCTCCGCGCCGCCAACAGAGGCACCTGCATTACCGCCCGCGATTGAAGAAACTCCTGCGCCCATGGAAGAAGTAACAATTGCCCCGCCTGTTCCCACACCAGTTGCACCATTGCCCATGGAAGAAGTAACAGCATTACCACCAATTCCTGCCCCTGCCCCCACCTATACACCCTCACCATCTCCATCGCCATCAACCACACCTGCGTCAATTTATGGTTTCAGGGTTCAAATATTTGCCTCATCAACACAAAAAGGTGCTTCAAAGGTTGCTGACGATGCGCGAGGTCTATTTGGTGGTAAGGTATATATTGAGCACACCCCTCCATACTACAAAGTCCGCATTGGAGATTGCCTCACAAAGGAAGAAGCAGAATCTCTAAAAAATCTTGCAATAAGTAAGGGTTTCAGGGGTGCATTTGTCGTTGAGACAATGATAAACCCTTAA
- a CDS encoding LemA family protein, translated as MIILLIIIILLVIWVIAIYNSLVTKRTRVDNGWAQIDVQLKRRYDLIPNLVETVKGYAAHEKEVLEKVAELRSRAMGATSPKEAAEANNMLSATLKTLFAVAENYPQLKANENFMRLQEELTATENKIAFARQFYNDVVMDYNVTIQKFPQTIIASMFNFKPREFFTAPAEEREAVKVKF; from the coding sequence ATGATAATACTTCTGATAATCATTATCCTTCTGGTGATTTGGGTAATTGCAATTTATAATAGTCTTGTTACCAAAAGGACCAGAGTGGATAATGGCTGGGCACAGATTGATGTGCAATTGAAACGCCGCTATGATTTGATACCAAATCTGGTAGAAACCGTTAAAGGTTATGCGGCACATGAAAAAGAAGTTCTGGAAAAGGTTGCAGAATTGCGCTCAAGGGCAATGGGTGCAACCAGTCCCAAGGAAGCTGCCGAGGCGAACAATATGCTCAGTGCAACATTAAAAACTCTATTCGCGGTTGCTGAGAATTACCCGCAGTTAAAGGCAAATGAAAATTTTATGAGACTTCAGGAAGAATTGACTGCGACCGAAAATAAAATCGCCTTTGCCCGGCAATTCTATAATGATGTCGTAATGGATTATAATGTCACAATACAGAAATTTCCGCAGACGATAATTGCTTCAATGTTCAATTTCAAACCGAGAGAATTCTTCACCGCTCCGGCTGAAGAAAGAGAGGCAGTAAAGGTAAAATTCTAA
- a CDS encoding HD-GYP domain-containing protein produces the protein MAPSLFTLPALVLLFFINITLIYLCAYVKNGKKFCRTIPFFVSGIFTIFIQLLIEQNSDPATAVILTKLQYIGFWTYFLTAPMLVTSLTDENFKPLILTICATITLITIFLTIFTNLIITSNSYIYANFYSAKIGVLYPYFCTVLFILCIYYFSKMIYFANRLKNPELKYIIPIGLGICILSGIFDYAGRLNGIPILPWLKDAFSMGMLSISLSFGIFILLSYSQTMLEYQKALIELENLLNKNKQNFNEFVQLIAKTIDAKDKYTAGHSMRVAEYAVRIAKIFNLDERQIEILRKACLLHDIGKIGIPDGVLNKKSPLTTKDRSYIYKHPKLGKEILGQMSDFQEILDIIYFHHERYDGSGYPNGLKNDEIPLLARILAVADAYDAMLSERPYRPAMSKFEAIKELLNSRGKQFDPEIVEKFVDIIAQNSDKTLPDNIPY, from the coding sequence ATGGCCCCGTCCCTTTTTACTCTACCTGCGTTGGTATTATTATTTTTTATTAATATTACGCTTATTTATCTTTGCGCGTATGTCAAAAATGGTAAAAAATTCTGTCGGACAATACCATTCTTTGTGTCCGGCATATTTACAATATTTATCCAATTGTTAATAGAACAGAACAGTGACCCTGCAACCGCAGTGATCCTTACCAAATTACAATATATTGGATTCTGGACCTATTTTCTGACCGCACCGATGCTTGTAACCAGTCTGACTGATGAAAATTTTAAACCACTAATTTTAACAATCTGTGCAACCATCACACTAATAACAATCTTTCTAACGATATTCACAAATCTAATAATAACTTCTAATTCATATATCTATGCTAATTTTTACTCAGCCAAGATAGGTGTTTTATATCCATATTTTTGCACTGTGCTTTTCATTCTTTGTATTTACTACTTTAGCAAGATGATTTATTTTGCCAACCGATTAAAAAATCCTGAATTAAAGTATATAATACCCATTGGACTTGGTATCTGTATTCTAAGTGGCATATTTGATTATGCAGGAAGGCTAAATGGCATACCCATTTTACCCTGGCTTAAAGACGCATTCAGTATGGGGATGTTGTCTATCAGTCTTTCTTTCGGCATCTTTATTCTACTCAGTTATTCTCAAACAATGCTTGAATATCAAAAGGCATTGATTGAACTTGAGAATCTTTTGAATAAAAATAAACAGAATTTTAATGAATTTGTCCAGTTGATTGCAAAGACCATTGATGCCAAAGATAAATATACCGCTGGACATTCAATGAGGGTTGCTGAATATGCAGTGAGGATTGCAAAGATATTCAATCTGGATGAAAGACAGATAGAAATTTTAAGAAAAGCATGTTTACTCCATGATATAGGAAAAATTGGTATACCTGATGGAGTGCTTAATAAAAAATCGCCACTAACAACGAAAGATCGCTCGTATATCTATAAACATCCAAAACTGGGAAAAGAGATATTAGGGCAAATGAGCGATTTTCAGGAGATACTTGATATAATCTATTTTCACCATGAGCGGTATGATGGTTCTGGGTATCCAAATGGGTTGAAAAATGATGAGATTCCACTTCTTGCAAGGATTCTGGCAGTTGCCGACGCCTATGATGCAATGCTCTCAGAGAGACCATACCGTCCGGCAATGTCAAAATTTGAAGCAATCAAAGAGTTATTAAATTCCAGGGGCAAGCAATTTGACCCTGAGATTGTTGAAAAATTTGTTGATATAATAGCACAAAATAGCGACAAGACCCTACCTGATAATATCCCTTATTAA